From the genome of Amycolatopsis camponoti:
AGCTGACCGCCGACGGCGTCGCGGTCGTCTACATCTCGCACCGGCTCGAAGAACTGCGCCGGATCGGGCACCGGGTGACCGTGCTCAAGGACGGCCGGACCGTCGGCACCGGCCTGGACGCCGCCGCGACGCCGACCGCGGACCTCGTCGCGCTGATGGCCGGGCGCAAGGTCGAGACCGTCTTCGGGCCGCGCCACGACGGGCACGCCGACCGGACCAGGCAGGCACTCGAAGTCGAGGGGCTGACCCGGGCCGGTGAGTTCGAGGACGTGAGCTTCACCGTGCACGCGGGGGAGGTCGTCGGCATCGCCGGGCTGGTCGGGTCCGGTCGCAGCGAGCTGCTGGAGACGATCTTCGGCGCGCGCAAGGCCGACAGCGGAACCGTTGCCGCGCAGGGGAAACCACTGCGTCCCGGCAGCGTGCTCGCCGCCGTCAAGGCGGGCGTCGGGCTGGCCCCGGAGGAACGCAAGAGCCAGGGCCTCCTGCTGGACCTGCCGGTGGTCCACAACGTGACGCTGGCCAGCCTCGCCCGCTACGCGAAGTTCGGCTTCACCGAGCGCGGCAAGGAACTCGACGACGCCGGCGCCAGCCTGCGGCGCCTCGACCTCCGGCCCGCCGACCCGCGCCGGATCGTCCGCACGCTTTCCGGTGGGAACCAGCAGAAGGCGGTGCTCGCGCGGTGGCTGGTGCGCGGGTGCAAGGTGCTGCTGCTCGACGAGCCGACGCGCGGGGTCGACGTCGGCGCCCGCGCCGAGCTGTACCGGCTGATCGACGAGCTGGCGGCGACCGGCGTGGCGATCGTGCTGGTGTCCAGCGAGATCCCCGAGGTGCTCGGGCTGTCCGACCGGGTGCTGGTGCTGCGCGAGGGCCGGGTCCTCGCCGACGGGCCGTCCGCCGGCCTGACCGAGGCCGAAGTGCTCGACGTGATTCTGGAGGGGAGCGCGGCATGACCGAAACCCAAGCACCGCCACAGGAAGCGCTTCCCGTCGAACGGAAGCGGTTCGCCTTCCGGGCCGACCCGCGGCTGCTCGGCCTGGCCGGGGTGCTCGTCGTCCTGTGCCTGGTCGGCCAGTTCACCCGGCCCGAGCTGTTCTTCACCGAAAGCAACATCTCCACGATCCTGCGGCTGGCCGCGGCGATCGGCGTGGTCAGCGTCGGGATGACGTTCGTGATCATCAGCGGTGGCATCGACCTGTCCGTCGGCTCGATCGTCGCGCTCTCGAGCGTCTGGCTGACGACGCTGGCCACCCAGTCCTACGGGCCGTGGGTGATGATCCTCTGCGGGCTCGCCGTCGGCCTCGGCTGCGGGCTGGTCAACGGCGTGCTCGTCTCCTACGGCAAGGTCGTGCCGTTCATCGCGACGCTCGCGATGTACGTCTCGGCGCGCGGGCTGGCCGAGCGGATCAGCGGCCGCCGCACGCAGGTGGTCGCCGACCAGGACTTCCTCGCCTTCTTCCGCGGCGCCCTGCTCGGCATCCCGGTGCTGATCTGGCTGTTCGCGCTGGTGTTCGCGGTCGGCTGGGTCGTGCTCAACCGCACCACCTTCGGCCGCCGGACCTACGCGGTCGGCGGCAACATCGAGGCGTCGCGGCTGGCCGGCATCAACGTCAAGCGCCACCTCGCGCTCGTCTACGGCGTCGCCGGGCTGTGCTGCGGGATCGCCGCGCTCATGGTCGTCGCGCGGACGACGGCGGGCGCCTCCACGAACGGCATGTTCTACGAGCTCGACGCCATCGCGGCGGTCGTCATCGGCGGCACGCTGCTCACCGGCGGCCGCGGCTCGCTGATCGGCACCCTCATCGGCGTGCTGATCTTCACGGTGCTGTCCAACCTCTTCACGCTCAACAACCTGGACACCGACATCCAGAACATCGCCAAGGGCGTGATCATCGTGCTCGCCGTGCTCTTGCAGTTCCGGGCCAGGAAAGCCAGGACCGGCCCGTAGTCACCACCGCAACACCGATGGAGGCCGTCATGACCGAACAACCTTTCCTCGGCCGCCGGGGATTCCTGCTGGGCGGGGCCGCCGTCGGCGCCGGCGCACTGCTGGCCGGCTGCACGTCGAACACGCCGGCGGCATCGGAGTCCAACGCTCCGGTCGCCAACGCGGGGAACAACGCCCAGCCGGGCAAGCCGATCACGATCGGCTTCTCCGCGCCGGCCGCCGACCACGGCTGGATCGCGGCGATCACCAAGAACGCCAAGGCCCAGGCGCAGAAGTTCAGCGAGGTGAAGTTCAACGCCACCGAGGGCACCAACGACGTCAACCAGCAGATCTCCCAGGTGGAGACGCTGATCAACGCCAAGGTCGACGTCCTGGTGATCCTGCCCTTCGACGGCAAGGCGCTCACCTCGGTCGGGCAGCAGGCGATGGACGCCGGCATCCCGGTGATCAACCTCGACCGCGTCTTCGACACCCCGCTCGCGTATAGAACGTGGATCGGCGGCGACAACTACCGGATGGGCGTCAACGCGGGCAACTACATCGCCGCGGAGCTCAAGAAGAAGAACGTCGCGAACCCGGTCATCGGCGAGGTCGCCGGGATCGATTCGCTGCCGCTGACCCAGGAACGCAGCAAGGGCTTCGCGGACGCGCTCGGGCGGGCCGGGTTCAAGGTCGGCCCGCGCGTCTCGGCGCAGTTCACGTCGGAGTCGGGTGAGCAGCAGACCGCGAACCTCCTGCAGGGCGCGCCCAAGCTGGACGCACTGTGGAACCACGACGACGACCAGGGCATCGGCGTCAACGCGGCGATCGACACCGCGGGCCGCAAGGAGTTCATCATGGTCGGCGGCGCCGGCTCGAAGAACATGATGAACCTGATCAAGGCCGACGCTTCGCCGATCAAGGCGACCGTGCTCTACAGCCCGTCGATGGCCTCGACCGCCGTCGCCCTCGCCCGCCTGCTCGGGCAGGGCAAGGGGATCGGCGACCTGGCCGAGCACGACATCCCGGCCGAGATCACGACGTACTCCGCGGTCGTCACGAAGGAGAACGTCGACCAGTACCTCGACGTCGGCTTCGACTCCTGACCCGCAATCTTCCGCGGCTGGTCGTGAGTGAGAAACAGGGTTAGAACACTGTTTCTCACTCACGACCACCGGCACCGAAACCCAAGGAGGGGTATGAGCCCGGCACGGGAAACGATCGGGATCGGGATGGTGGGCCACGCGTTCATGGGTGCGGTGCATTCGCACGCCTGGCGCAGCGTCCACCGGTTCTTCGATCCACCGCTGGTGCCGAGACTCGCCGTCCTCGCCGGGCGCGACGAGACCCGGGCCAAGGCAGCGGCGGAGAAGTTCGGCTGGGACGCCGTCGAGACCGACTGGCGGAAGCTGATCGCCCGGGACGACGTCGACCTGGTCGACGTCTGCACGCCGGGGGACAGCCACGCCGAAATCGCGATCGCCGCGCTGGAGGCCGGGAAGCACGTGCTGTGCGAGAAGCCACTGGCCAACTCGGTCGCGGAAGCCGAGGCGATGGCCGAGGCGGCGCGGAAGGCCCGCGACCGCGGGGTCCGGGCCATGGTCGCCTTCAACTACCGCCGGGTGCCCGCGCTCGCGCACGCCAGGAACCTGGTGGCGAGCGGGGCGCTCGGCGAGATCCGGCACGTGCGGTCGGTCTACCTGCAGGACTGGCTGTCGGATCCCCAGGCGCCGATGACCTGGCGGCTGCGGCGCGAATCCGCCGGATCGGGTGCGCTGGGCGACCTCGGCGCGCACATCGTCGACGCCGCCCAGTTCGTCACCGGCGAGGTGATCACGGGCGTCTCGGCGCTGACGAACACCTTCGTGAAGCGGCGGCCGTCGGAGAACGGCGGCACGGACGACGTGACGGTCGACGACACCGCGTTGTTCCTGGCCCGGCTGTCCGGGGGAGCCGTCGCGAGCTTCGAGGCGACCCGGTTCGCGCTCGGGCGCAAGAACGCGATGCGGCTGGAGATCAACGGGTCGAAGGCGAGCCTCGCGTTCGACTTCGAGTCGATGAACGAGCTCCAGTGGTACGAGGGCACCGGCACCGAAGCGGGCTTCCGGCGGATCCTCGTCACCGAGCCGGAGCACCCGTACGTCGGGGTGTGGTGGCCGCCGGGCCACCTCCTCGGCTACGAGCACACGTTCACCCACGAGGTCGCCGACCTCCTGGCGGCCATCGGCGCGGGCACCGATCCCACGCCGGGCTTCGACGACGGCCTGCGCGTCCAGCGGGTGCTCGACGCCGTCGAACAGAGCGCGGCGGCGGAAGCGAAATGGACCGCGGTGGAGGAGACCCGATGAGCCGTCCGGTCACGTTGTTCACCGGCCAGTGGGCGGACCTGCCGTTCACCGAGGTCTGCAA
Proteins encoded in this window:
- a CDS encoding sugar ABC transporter ATP-binding protein, giving the protein MSLLSVRGIVKTFPGVRALDGVDLDVEPGEVHCLLGQNGAGKSTLIKVLAGAHQPDTGEITWQGETVSLGSPVDALRLGIATMYQELDLVPGLSVADNIFLGHERARFGFTRISQARDEAARLMARLGHPGIRPWHEVGKLSAAGQQLVSMARALAHDARLLVMDEPTAALAGEEVDNLFRIVGELTADGVAVVYISHRLEELRRIGHRVTVLKDGRTVGTGLDAAATPTADLVALMAGRKVETVFGPRHDGHADRTRQALEVEGLTRAGEFEDVSFTVHAGEVVGIAGLVGSGRSELLETIFGARKADSGTVAAQGKPLRPGSVLAAVKAGVGLAPEERKSQGLLLDLPVVHNVTLASLARYAKFGFTERGKELDDAGASLRRLDLRPADPRRIVRTLSGGNQQKAVLARWLVRGCKVLLLDEPTRGVDVGARAELYRLIDELAATGVAIVLVSSEIPEVLGLSDRVLVLREGRVLADGPSAGLTEAEVLDVILEGSAA
- a CDS encoding ABC transporter permease is translated as MTETQAPPQEALPVERKRFAFRADPRLLGLAGVLVVLCLVGQFTRPELFFTESNISTILRLAAAIGVVSVGMTFVIISGGIDLSVGSIVALSSVWLTTLATQSYGPWVMILCGLAVGLGCGLVNGVLVSYGKVVPFIATLAMYVSARGLAERISGRRTQVVADQDFLAFFRGALLGIPVLIWLFALVFAVGWVVLNRTTFGRRTYAVGGNIEASRLAGINVKRHLALVYGVAGLCCGIAALMVVARTTAGASTNGMFYELDAIAAVVIGGTLLTGGRGSLIGTLIGVLIFTVLSNLFTLNNLDTDIQNIAKGVIIVLAVLLQFRARKARTGP
- a CDS encoding substrate-binding domain-containing protein — its product is MTEQPFLGRRGFLLGGAAVGAGALLAGCTSNTPAASESNAPVANAGNNAQPGKPITIGFSAPAADHGWIAAITKNAKAQAQKFSEVKFNATEGTNDVNQQISQVETLINAKVDVLVILPFDGKALTSVGQQAMDAGIPVINLDRVFDTPLAYRTWIGGDNYRMGVNAGNYIAAELKKKNVANPVIGEVAGIDSLPLTQERSKGFADALGRAGFKVGPRVSAQFTSESGEQQTANLLQGAPKLDALWNHDDDQGIGVNAAIDTAGRKEFIMVGGAGSKNMMNLIKADASPIKATVLYSPSMASTAVALARLLGQGKGIGDLAEHDIPAEITTYSAVVTKENVDQYLDVGFDS
- a CDS encoding Gfo/Idh/MocA family protein gives rise to the protein MSPARETIGIGMVGHAFMGAVHSHAWRSVHRFFDPPLVPRLAVLAGRDETRAKAAAEKFGWDAVETDWRKLIARDDVDLVDVCTPGDSHAEIAIAALEAGKHVLCEKPLANSVAEAEAMAEAARKARDRGVRAMVAFNYRRVPALAHARNLVASGALGEIRHVRSVYLQDWLSDPQAPMTWRLRRESAGSGALGDLGAHIVDAAQFVTGEVITGVSALTNTFVKRRPSENGGTDDVTVDDTALFLARLSGGAVASFEATRFALGRKNAMRLEINGSKASLAFDFESMNELQWYEGTGTEAGFRRILVTEPEHPYVGVWWPPGHLLGYEHTFTHEVADLLAAIGAGTDPTPGFDDGLRVQRVLDAVEQSAAAEAKWTAVEETR